Proteins encoded in a region of the Zea mays cultivar B73 chromosome 4, Zm-B73-REFERENCE-NAM-5.0, whole genome shotgun sequence genome:
- the LOC109946079 gene encoding BTB/POZ domain and ankyrin repeat-containing protein NH5.2: MSSEDSLKSLSLDYLNLLINGQAFSDVAFSVEGRLVHAHRCVLAARSLFFRKLFCGLDPSHQPPPPTAGGRAPDLVIPVSSIRYEVLVLVLQFLYSGQASVAAPKSGPLPGCGARGCWHTRCGAAVDLALDTLAAARSFGVEQLALLVQKQLEAMVKEASVDDVMKVLMASRKFEMQELWAACSHLVARSGLSADLLAKHLPIDVVAKIEEIRAKSPGGAAAAGGAGPRSPFLTHHYLPINAASSAADREHRIRRMRRALDAADIELVKLMVMGEGLDLDDALAVHYAVQHCGRDVVKALLELGAADVNSRAGPAGKTALHLAAEMVSPDMVSVLLDHHADPNARTLDGVTPLDVLRSLTSEFLFKGAVPGLTHIEPNKLRLCLELVQSAVMVATRDDGGAHGDAGGGGSDGGSFPRGGDAADDSLVSLTMNSTLMYQGQEMAAALAGDARKGSGGGRGSPSSLYFPNGFA, translated from the exons ATGAGCTCGGAGGACTCGCTCAAGTCGCTGTCGCTGGACTACCTGAACCTGCTCATCAACGGGCAGGCCTTCAGCGACGTGGCCTTCAGCGTGGAGGGCCGGCTGGTGCACGCGCACCGCTGCGTGCTGGCCGCGCGCAGCCTCTTCTTCCGCAAGCTCTTCTGCGGCCTGGACCCGAGCCACCAGCCGCCCCCACCCACCGCCGGCGGGCGCGCGCCGGACCTCGTCATCCCCGTCAGCTCCATCCGCTACgaggtgctggtgctggtgctccaGTTCCTCTACAGCGGCCAGGCCTCCGTCGCCGCTCCCAAGAGCGGCCCGCTCCCGGGCTGCGGCGCCAGGGGCTGCTGGCACACCCGCTGCGGCGCCGCCGTCGACCTCGCCCTCGACACCCTCGCCGCTGCGCGCTCCTTCGGCGTCGAGCAGCTCGCGCTCCTCGTCCAG AAGCAGCTGGAGGCCATGGTGAAGGAGGCGTCCGTGGACGACGTGATGAAGGTGCTGATGGCGTCGCGCAAGTTCGAGATGCAGGAGCTCTGGGCCGCCTGCTCCCACCTGGTGGCGCGCTCGGGCCTCTCCGCCGACCTCCTCGCCAAGCACCTCCCCATCGACGTGGTCGCCAAGATCGAGGAGATCCGCGCCAAGTCCCccggcggcgccgccgccgcgggcggcGCCGGGCCGCGCTCGCCGTTCCTCACCCACCACTACCTCCCCATCAACGCGGCGTCGTCGGCGGCCGACCGCGAGCACCGGATCCGGCGCATGCGGCGCGCGCTGGACGCCGCCGACATCGAGCTCGTCAAGCTGATGGTGATGGGCGAGGGGCTGGACCTGGACGACGCGCTGGCCGTGCACTACGCCGTCCAGCACTGCGGCCGCGACGTCGTCAAGGCGCTGCTGGAGCTGGGCGCCGCCGACGTCAACTCCCGCGCCGGGCCCGCGGGCAAGACGGCGCTGCACCTGGCGGCCGAGATGGTGTCCCCCGACATGGTCTCCGTGCTCCTGGACCACCACGCCGACCCCAACGCCCGCACGCTCGACGGCGTCACCCCGCTCGACGTGCTCCGCAGCCTCACCTCCGAGTTCCTCTTCAAGGGCGCCGTGCCGGGGCTCACGCACATCGAGCCCAACAAGCTCAGGCTCTGCCTCGAGCTCGTGCAGTCCGCGGTCATGGTGGCCACGCGCGACGACGGCGGCGCGCACGGCGACGCCGGGGGAGGTGGGAGCGACggcgggagcttcccgaggggcggcGACGCCGCCGACGACAGCTTGGTGAGCCTCACCATGAACTCCACGCTCATGTACCAGGGCCAGGAGATGGCGGCGGCGCTGGCCGGCGACGCCAGGAAAgggagcggcggcggccgagGGAGTCCGTCCAGCTTGTACTTCCCCAATGGCTTCGCATGA